The Aerococcaceae bacterium DSM 111021 genome includes a region encoding these proteins:
- a CDS encoding phosphocarrier protein HPr, with protein sequence MEKKEFNVVAETGIHARPATLLVQTASKFASDINLEYKGKSVNLKSIMGVMSLGVGQGADVVITAEGDDEKEAIEAIAETMKNEGLSA encoded by the coding sequence ATGGAAAAGAAAGAATTTAACGTAGTAGCTGAGACAGGGATTCACGCACGTCCCGCGACTTTATTGGTACAAACTGCAAGCAAATTTGCATCAGACATTAACTTAGAGTATAAAGGTAAGTCAGTTAACCTTAAGTCTATTATGGGAGTTATGTCTTTAGGTGTTGGTCAAGGTGCTGATGTAGTTATCACTGCAGAAGGTGACGACGAGAAAGAAGCGATCGAAGCAATTGCTGAAACAATGAAAAACGAAGGATTATCTGCATAA